GAGAACGTATTCTTAGCGGAGGCATGGATGGCTACCTACCGAAACCGATAGATGAAATTGCCTTAAAAGCTATTCTTAACCGCTGGCACTCACAGCCTAAAATCGTACCGATTGATCATCGAACCTTGAATTGGGCTCTTTGTATCTCACAGGCCAATGATAAACCGGCACTAGCGCAAGAAATGTTGCAAATGTTGGTTAATACTATTCCAGACACCCGCGCTGATATTGAAGCGGCGTTAGAACAACGGCAACAACCGCGACTCCTGAGTATTATCCACAAATTACATGGGGCATGTTGCTATTCTGGTGTGCCTACCTTGCAGCAGTTGTGTCAGACAGTAGAGTCAGCATTGAAGCATGGTGCGGCACTAAGCGATATGGAGCCGGAAATTCTTGAGTTACTTGATGAGCTGACTAAGGTAGAATCTGCGGCCCAAAAGTTACTCTCATCTCTTGTAACGGATTGAACCCATGAATGTAAAAGCGGGATTTTTCAAACGGCTTAAAGCACTAAGTCTGCCGCAGAAAAAATTGTTTGCCATTGCACTGTGCCAGCGCATGTTACCAAACTATCAGCTATTTTCCGATGTATGCCAATTTGGTAACCCGGCAGTGCTTGATACGCTATTGCAGCTGTTATGGCAATCGTTATACGACAATAAACTAAAATTAAACATAGAGTTACAGTTAGCAAAACTGGAAGAAAACACTCCGGAACCAGAAAATTTCGATGTCTATGGTGTGTATCCAGCACTTGATGCAGTGGTCGCGCTGTCGTCGTTATTAGGTGCCCTTGAAAGCAAAATTGAAGATGACATTATTAATATTTCCAAACTGTCATCGTCTACCGTTGCCAATTATATTGAAGCAATTGCGCCAGAGGCGCTTACAGAACAGCAACTGGAAGATTTCGTCTTTGCCCACGAAGTCATGCAGGAAGAGCGTGAGTTGCAAGAATCATTGCTGGCAATTATTGAAGAGCAGCCGCAGCTCAATGCTGAGTTTATTAAAGAATTGCGCAAAGAGATTGTAGCTGCCGGAGTATCAAATATCGGCATCACGCTTAACTGAGCCATGGGAAAGTTGCTTGACAAGGCCGGCGACCATCCGGCCCTTTATTCAGCGTTTACCCTAATTACCGCCATCAGGCATTCAGTAATTCACGCGCATTGGCAAGCGTGTTGTCTGTAATAATGTCGCCCCCCAGCAGCCGTGCCAGTTCCTGGATCCGTTGCTCATGATCCAAGGGCACCATTGAGGTTTCTGTCATGCCACCCTTACTTTGTTTCGCCACATACATGTGCTGATGCCCATTGCCCGCCACCTGCGGTAAATGCGTGACACATAACACCTGAGTTGACTCCCCGAGTGACCGCAACATTCGGCCAACCACTGCGGCAGTAGGGCCAGAAATCCCCACATCCACTTCATCAAAAATCAGCGTAGGCGTTGCGACTTTACGGGCGGTGATCACTTGAATTCCAAGCCCGATACGCGACAATTCACCGCCAGATGCCACCTTCGCCATATTCTCCAGCGGCTGCCCAGGGTTGGTACTCACACGAAACTCCACATTGTCACTGCCATGCAAGGTCATCAGCTGCTCATTGAACTCGACAGCGATGACAAACTTGGCTTTGGGCATATTCAGCTCACGGATAGATTCGGTGACCAGCTTTTCCAACTCTTTGCCGTAACGTTGGCGACTTTGGCTCAGTTTCTGTGCCTGAGCCAAATAATTATCGCGACTGGCGGAAAGTTGCTGTTCCATCTCTTGCAACCGAGACTCATCAGAATCCAGCGAGGCTAATTCTTGCAGTAATTGCTGATGATGTTGATACAGTGTTGACGGTTGCACATGATGTTTGCGGCTAAGCAACATCGCTTTTGACAGGCGCTCTTCTATCTGTATAAAAACTTCTGGATCCAACTCCAGCTTATCCAGATATCGTTGTAACTCACTGCAGCTTTCCTGCACCTGGATTAAAGCATCATTCAGCATATTGCTAACAGAAGCTAATTGAGGATCGACAGTTTCGACTTCAGCAGCCACACTGATGGCTTTATTAAGCAATGAGTCGACATTACTTTCTTCACCATCACTTAACAGATAAATAGCGTTCTGACAGGCTTCCATCAATGCTGAGCCATTAGCCAGCTTTTTATGTTCCTGCTCCAGTTCGGCAAATTCCTGTTCTGCCAACCCGAATTCGTTCAGCTCCTCAACCTGATAACTGAGTAACTGCTTACGAGAAATACGTTCTTGTTGAGAACGTTGTAATTCCAGCAACTGCTGTTCGTTAGTACGAAACCGCTGATATGCCGCACTTACCGCGTCAAGCAGTAATCGATGGTTAGCATAGCTATCTAACAGTATCAGTTGCTGCTCGGTTTTGAGTAATGCGTGATGAGCATGTTGACCATGGATGCCCACCAACAACGGTCCAAGCGCTTTTAACTGTGCCAACGGCACTGGGTTACCGTTAATATATGCCCGCGAACGACCATCGCTGCCGATGGTACGCCGCAAAATACACTCATCATCCAATTCGAGGTCGTTATCCTCCAACCATCGTTTGGCTAAGGGAACGTCCAATAACGAAAAGCGGGCACTGACTTCGACCTTCTCGGCGCCAGGTCTGACACAGCCGGCGTCGGCGCGATTCCCCAGACACAAACCAAGGGCATCGATAGCAATCGATTTACCAGCACCTGTTTCACCGGTAATACTGGTCATTCCGGCACGGAAATCCAGCTCAAGAAAACGCACAATGGCAAAATTGTTGATGCTGAGTTGGCAAAGCATAAAATATCCCCAAAGCACTGTATTAATGAACAGTATATACTGATTTTTTATACAGTAAATAGCTGTTCAATAATTCTCCCTCGTCGCCAGTTGTACCTTTTGTGAATAAACGTTAATGACAGATTGCAGGCCGTCGCTATCACACAGCGATAGCTATCCGTTATTATACAAAGGTAGTGAACGTAATCATTGAGGATAAAATGCCAGCGCCATCCCCCGAACTCCAGTTGATCTACCTGTTCGTGCATCTCGTGAATGCTGGCAGTTTTTCTGCGGCGGCTCGGCAGTTAGACATGCCGGTTGCGACGGTGAGCCGCAAACTCGCACGTCTGGAAGAACAGCTTAATCGGCAGTTGTTGATGCGCAGTACGCGTAAATTGCGTCTGACTGAAGAGGGCCTGGCACTATTTCAAAAATACCAGGAAGTTGTCTCACAATTTGATGCCTTGAGCCATAGCGGCAGTCCGGAAAAACCGGAAGGCACGCTCAGACTTGCCGCGCCTATCTCAATCATCGCCAATTTACTGATTGGCACGCTCACTGAGTTTTGCGAGCAATACCCAGAGATACAGTTACATATTGCGCAAAGTAATGAAGAGTTTGATCTGGTAGACA
This portion of the Shewanella yunxiaonensis genome encodes:
- a CDS encoding YjaG family protein; translation: MNVKAGFFKRLKALSLPQKKLFAIALCQRMLPNYQLFSDVCQFGNPAVLDTLLQLLWQSLYDNKLKLNIELQLAKLEENTPEPENFDVYGVYPALDAVVALSSLLGALESKIEDDIINISKLSSSTVANYIEAIAPEALTEQQLEDFVFAHEVMQEERELQESLLAIIEEQPQLNAEFIKELRKEIVAAGVSNIGITLN
- the recN gene encoding DNA repair protein RecN, whose protein sequence is MLCQLSINNFAIVRFLELDFRAGMTSITGETGAGKSIAIDALGLCLGNRADAGCVRPGAEKVEVSARFSLLDVPLAKRWLEDNDLELDDECILRRTIGSDGRSRAYINGNPVPLAQLKALGPLLVGIHGQHAHHALLKTEQQLILLDSYANHRLLLDAVSAAYQRFRTNEQQLLELQRSQQERISRKQLLSYQVEELNEFGLAEQEFAELEQEHKKLANGSALMEACQNAIYLLSDGEESNVDSLLNKAISVAAEVETVDPQLASVSNMLNDALIQVQESCSELQRYLDKLELDPEVFIQIEERLSKAMLLSRKHHVQPSTLYQHHQQLLQELASLDSDESRLQEMEQQLSASRDNYLAQAQKLSQSRQRYGKELEKLVTESIRELNMPKAKFVIAVEFNEQLMTLHGSDNVEFRVSTNPGQPLENMAKVASGGELSRIGLGIQVITARKVATPTLIFDEVDVGISGPTAAVVGRMLRSLGESTQVLCVTHLPQVAGNGHQHMYVAKQSKGGMTETSMVPLDHEQRIQELARLLGGDIITDNTLANARELLNA